A single window of Lysobacter oculi DNA harbors:
- the lpdA gene encoding dihydrolipoyl dehydrogenase produces the protein MATIEVKVPDIGGHGDVPVIEVLVKPGDTVAKDQGLVTLESDKATMEVPSSVAGTIRELKVKLGDKLSEGDVVAVIEAEGAADAASATAKAEAAPNPEAAAASKSDAKTVSEPAKPAAAAAKPAPASGQPADIECRMVVIGAGPGGYTAAFRAADLGLDTVLVERYPSLGGVCLNVGCIPSKALLHAAEVIDAAAHASDFGVDFAKPRIDIDKLRGYKDKVVGQLTKGLAGMAKQRKVRVVQGTAAFASPNELLVTGEDGKTQRLAFVNCIIAAGSQPVKLPGFPWDDPRVMDSTGALELADVPKQLLVVGGGIIGLEMATVYRGLGSEVTVVELAPQLIPGADADLVKPLAARLKVQGVAVHLKTKVVEAKAGKKGIECVFEGESIPDAKMFDRVLVAVGRSANGGTLDAGKAGVTVGERGLIPVDAQMRTNVPHIFAIGDLVGQPMLAHKATHEGKLAAEVAAGEKKEWVARVIPSVAYTDPEIAWVGVSESEAKEKGLKIGVGKFPWAASGRAIGLGRTEGFTKLVFDEATHRVIGGGIVGPHAGELISEVALAIEMGCEAADIGHTIHPHPTLGESVGMAAEVYEGTITDLYLPKKGK, from the coding sequence ATGGCAACGATTGAAGTGAAAGTCCCCGATATCGGCGGTCACGGCGATGTGCCGGTGATCGAGGTGCTGGTGAAGCCGGGCGACACCGTCGCCAAGGACCAGGGCCTGGTCACGCTGGAGTCCGACAAGGCGACGATGGAAGTGCCGTCGAGCGTGGCGGGCACGATCCGCGAATTGAAGGTGAAGCTCGGCGACAAATTGTCCGAAGGCGATGTGGTGGCGGTGATCGAAGCGGAGGGCGCTGCGGATGCGGCAAGCGCAACGGCGAAGGCCGAGGCTGCGCCGAACCCCGAAGCCGCAGCGGCCAGCAAGTCCGATGCGAAGACGGTCAGCGAGCCTGCCAAGCCCGCCGCAGCCGCCGCCAAGCCCGCCCCCGCGAGCGGCCAACCCGCCGACATCGAATGCCGGATGGTGGTGATCGGTGCCGGCCCCGGCGGCTACACCGCCGCCTTCCGCGCCGCCGACCTCGGCCTGGATACCGTATTGGTCGAGCGCTATCCGTCGCTCGGCGGTGTCTGCCTCAACGTCGGCTGCATTCCGTCGAAGGCGCTGCTGCATGCGGCGGAAGTGATCGATGCCGCCGCGCATGCCTCGGACTTCGGCGTCGATTTCGCCAAGCCCAGGATCGACATCGACAAGCTGCGTGGCTACAAGGACAAGGTCGTCGGCCAGCTGACCAAGGGCCTGGCCGGCATGGCCAAGCAACGCAAGGTGCGGGTCGTGCAGGGCACGGCCGCGTTCGCATCGCCCAATGAACTGCTGGTCACCGGCGAGGACGGCAAGACCCAGCGGCTCGCGTTCGTGAACTGCATCATCGCCGCCGGCTCGCAGCCGGTGAAGCTGCCGGGTTTCCCCTGGGACGACCCGCGCGTGATGGATTCCACCGGCGCGCTCGAACTGGCCGACGTGCCGAAGCAACTGCTGGTGGTCGGCGGCGGCATCATCGGGCTGGAGATGGCCACGGTCTATCGCGGCCTCGGCAGCGAAGTGACGGTGGTGGAACTCGCGCCGCAGCTCATTCCCGGTGCCGATGCCGATCTGGTCAAGCCGCTCGCCGCGCGCCTGAAGGTGCAGGGCGTGGCCGTCCACCTCAAGACCAAGGTGGTGGAGGCGAAGGCCGGCAAGAAGGGCATCGAATGCGTGTTCGAAGGCGAGAGCATTCCCGACGCGAAGATGTTCGACCGCGTGCTGGTCGCGGTCGGCCGCAGCGCCAACGGTGGCACGCTCGATGCCGGCAAGGCGGGCGTCACCGTCGGCGAACGCGGGCTGATCCCGGTCGATGCGCAGATGCGCACCAACGTGCCGCACATCTTCGCCATCGGTGACCTGGTTGGCCAGCCGATGCTGGCGCACAAGGCCACGCACGAAGGCAAGCTCGCGGCGGAAGTCGCGGCCGGCGAGAAGAAGGAGTGGGTCGCACGTGTGATCCCGAGCGTCGCCTACACCGATCCGGAAATCGCCTGGGTGGGCGTGAGCGAAAGCGAGGCGAAGGAGAAGGGCTTGAAGATCGGCGTCGGCAAGTTCCCGTGGGCGGCGTCGGGCCGCGCGATCGGGCTGGGCCGCACCGAAGGCTTCACCAAGCTGGTGTTCGACGAAGCCACCCATCGCGTCATCGGCGGCGGCATCGTCGGCCCGCATGCCGGCGAGTTGATCAGCGAAGTGGCGTTGGCCATCGAGATGGGCTGCGAGGCGGCCGACATCGGCCACACCATCCACCCGCATCCAACGCTGGGCGAATCGGTCGGCATGGCGGCGGAAGTCTATGAAGGCACCATCACCGACCTCTACCTGCCGAAGAAGGGCAAGTAG
- a CDS encoding F0F1 ATP synthase subunit delta, which yields MSQTLTLARPYARAAYQAARETGTTTAWSEALAFAARVAADPRVDTLLGDPRLSRADAVALLSPTGASEGVGGFLGLLAQNGRMKLLPEIAGLFEQFRAEAEKIVRAKITSAAPMTQAEVDTLVSALKRRFGREVEVESSIDESLIGGAVIDAGEVVIDGSVKGKLARLSAALTQ from the coding sequence ATGAGCCAGACGCTGACGCTCGCCCGCCCCTACGCCCGCGCCGCCTACCAGGCCGCGCGCGAGACCGGCACCACGACCGCCTGGTCGGAGGCCCTGGCCTTCGCCGCGCGCGTCGCCGCCGATCCGCGCGTCGACACCCTGCTGGGCGATCCGCGCCTGTCGCGCGCCGACGCCGTCGCCCTGCTGTCGCCGACCGGTGCCAGCGAAGGCGTGGGCGGCTTCCTCGGCCTGCTGGCGCAGAACGGCCGCATGAAGCTGCTGCCGGAAATCGCCGGGCTGTTCGAGCAGTTCCGCGCCGAGGCCGAGAAGATCGTGCGGGCGAAGATCACCTCCGCCGCGCCGATGACCCAGGCCGAAGTCGACACGCTGGTGTCGGCGCTCAAGCGCCGCTTCGGCCGCGAGGTCGAGGTGGAGTCGAGCATCGACGAATCGCTGATCGGCGGCGCGGTGATCGATGCCGGCGAAGTGGTCATCGACGGCTCGGTCAAGGGCAAGCTCGCGCGCCTGTCGGCCGCACTGACGCAGTAA
- the atpA gene encoding F0F1 ATP synthase subunit alpha produces the protein MATTTLNPSEISELIKNRIEQVKLGSEARNEGTVTSVSDGIVRIYGLADAMQGEMIELPGNTFALALNLERDSVGAVVLGDYEHLREGDVAKTTGRILEVPTGPEMLGRVVNALGEAIDGRGPITAKTSAPVEAIAPGVVWRKSVSQPLQTGYKSIDSMIPIGRGQRELIIGDRQTGKTAIAIDTIINQKHSGVKCIYVAIGQKNSTIANIVRKLEENGAMEYTTVVAASASESAAMNYIAAYSGCTMGEYFRDRGEDALIIYDDLSKQAVAYRQISLLLKRPPGREAFPGDVFYLHSRLLERAARVNEDYVEKFTDGAVKGKTGSLTALPIIETQAGDVSAFVPTNVISITDGQIFLETDLFNAGIRPAVNAGISVSRVGGAAQTKIMKKLSGGIRIALAQYRELAAFAQFASDLDDATRKQLERGQRVTELMKQKQYAPMSVAQQALSIYAADKGYMDDVPVTKIGAFEEGLQAHFANSVADTMKKIDETGDWNDDLEAAFKQGIEDFRKTGTW, from the coding sequence ATGGCAACCACCACGCTCAACCCGTCCGAAATCAGCGAACTGATCAAGAACCGCATCGAGCAGGTCAAGCTGGGCTCGGAAGCGCGCAACGAAGGCACCGTGACCAGCGTGTCCGACGGCATCGTGCGCATCTACGGCCTGGCCGACGCGATGCAGGGCGAAATGATCGAGCTGCCGGGCAACACCTTCGCCCTGGCGCTGAACCTGGAGCGCGACTCGGTCGGCGCGGTGGTGCTGGGTGACTACGAGCACCTGCGCGAAGGCGACGTGGCCAAGACCACCGGCCGCATCCTGGAAGTGCCGACCGGCCCGGAAATGCTCGGCCGCGTGGTGAACGCGCTCGGCGAGGCGATCGACGGCCGCGGCCCGATCACCGCCAAGACCTCGGCGCCGGTGGAAGCCATCGCCCCGGGCGTGGTGTGGCGCAAGTCGGTGTCGCAGCCGCTGCAGACCGGCTACAAGTCGATCGACAGCATGATCCCGATCGGCCGTGGCCAGCGCGAGCTGATCATCGGCGACCGCCAGACCGGCAAGACCGCGATCGCGATCGACACGATCATCAACCAGAAGCACAGCGGCGTGAAGTGCATCTACGTCGCCATCGGCCAGAAGAACTCGACCATCGCCAACATCGTGCGCAAGCTCGAGGAAAACGGCGCGATGGAATACACCACGGTCGTCGCGGCCTCCGCGTCGGAATCGGCCGCGATGAACTACATCGCCGCCTACTCCGGCTGCACCATGGGCGAGTACTTCCGTGACCGCGGCGAAGACGCGCTGATCATCTACGACGATCTGTCCAAGCAGGCCGTGGCTTACCGCCAGATCTCGCTGCTGCTGAAGCGCCCGCCGGGCCGCGAAGCGTTCCCGGGCGACGTGTTCTATCTCCACAGCCGCCTGCTCGAGCGCGCCGCGCGCGTCAACGAGGACTACGTCGAGAAGTTCACCGACGGCGCCGTCAAGGGCAAGACCGGTTCGCTGACCGCGCTGCCGATCATCGAAACCCAGGCCGGCGACGTCTCGGCGTTCGTGCCGACCAACGTGATCTCGATCACCGATGGCCAGATCTTCCTGGAAACCGACCTGTTCAACGCCGGCATCCGCCCGGCCGTGAACGCCGGTATCTCCGTGTCGCGCGTGGGTGGCGCGGCCCAGACCAAGATCATGAAGAAGCTGTCGGGCGGCATCCGCATCGCGCTGGCGCAGTACCGCGAACTCGCGGCCTTCGCCCAGTTCGCTTCCGACCTGGACGACGCCACCCGCAAGCAGCTCGAGCGCGGCCAGCGCGTCACCGAGCTGATGAAGCAGAAGCAGTACGCCCCGATGTCGGTCGCCCAGCAGGCGCTGTCGATCTATGCCGCCGACAAGGGCTACATGGATGACGTGCCGGTGACCAAGATCGGCGCGTTCGAGGAAGGCCTGCAGGCGCACTTCGCCAACAGCGTGGCCGACACCATGAAGAAGATCGACGAGACCGGCGACTGGAACGACGACCTCGAGGCCGCGTTCAAGCAGGGCATCGAGGACTTCCGCAAGACCGGTACCTGGTAA
- the atpE gene encoding F0F1 ATP synthase subunit C gives MEFISHVQGLTAIAIGIIIGLGALGACLGIAIMGSKFLESAARQPELIPVLQGRMFLLAGLIDAAFIIGLAIALYFGLANPLLTAVTAAAGA, from the coding sequence ATGGAATTCATCTCGCACGTTCAGGGCCTGACCGCCATCGCCATCGGCATCATCATCGGCCTGGGCGCCCTGGGCGCCTGCCTCGGCATCGCCATCATGGGTTCCAAGTTCCTCGAGTCGGCCGCGCGCCAGCCGGAGCTGATCCCGGTGCTGCAGGGCCGCATGTTCCTGCTGGCCGGCCTGATCGACGCCGCGTTCATCATCGGTCTCGCCATCGCCCTGTACTTCGGCCTGGCCAACCCGCTGCTGACCGCCGTCACCGCCGCTGCCGGCGCCTGA
- the atpB gene encoding F0F1 ATP synthase subunit A, whose translation MIPGQPMNPANFNWDSWGVALGLGLLFVLWFALYARKATSGVPTKGQAFVEMIVEFVDGQVKDTYHGDRRSITPLALTIFMWVVFMNTMDLLPLDLVGWLVQTFAGEEAAHHTYARVVPTADLNTTLGISTGVFFVLIGHALAAKGGKGFGKELLTAPFHAHGLVAQIILAPINLGMNIIEWLVKPISLAMRLFGNMYGGELVFMLIAGLMAGWVTFLPGVLANAAWGIFHILIILLQAFIFMILTVVYIAGARESH comes from the coding sequence ATGATCCCGGGTCAGCCGATGAACCCGGCCAATTTCAATTGGGACAGCTGGGGCGTCGCGCTCGGGCTGGGCCTGCTGTTCGTCCTGTGGTTCGCGCTGTATGCGCGCAAGGCGACGTCCGGCGTGCCGACCAAGGGGCAGGCCTTCGTCGAGATGATCGTGGAGTTCGTCGACGGCCAGGTGAAGGACACCTACCACGGCGACCGCCGCAGCATCACCCCGCTGGCACTGACCATCTTCATGTGGGTGGTCTTCATGAACACCATGGACCTGCTGCCGCTCGACCTGGTCGGCTGGCTGGTCCAGACCTTCGCCGGCGAGGAAGCCGCGCACCACACCTATGCGCGCGTGGTGCCGACCGCCGACCTCAACACCACGCTGGGCATCTCGACGGGCGTGTTCTTCGTCCTGATCGGCCATGCGCTGGCGGCCAAGGGCGGCAAGGGCTTCGGTAAGGAACTGCTGACCGCGCCGTTCCACGCCCACGGGCTGGTGGCGCAGATCATCCTGGCGCCGATCAACCTGGGCATGAACATCATCGAGTGGCTGGTCAAGCCGATTTCGCTGGCCATGCGACTGTTCGGCAACATGTACGGCGGCGAGCTGGTCTTCATGCTCATCGCCGGCCTGATGGCGGGCTGGGTGACCTTCCTGCCGGGCGTGCTGGCCAACGCCGCCTGGGGGATCTTCCACATCCTGATCATCCTGCTGCAGGCCTTCATCTTCATGATCCTCACGGTCGTCTATATCGCCGGCGCCCGCGAGAGCCATTGA
- a CDS encoding F0F1 ATP synthase subunit B, whose amino-acid sequence MNLNMTFFGQMLSFAILVWFTMKFIWPPLNAALEERQKKIAEGLAAADNSQKALAEAEARANEDLKAARSKANEIIEQAHQRANQIVEAARHEAIEEGVRQKAIVEADIAASANRAREDLRKQVSQLAVTGAEKLIRREIDPAAHKALLDELAAEI is encoded by the coding sequence ATGAATCTCAACATGACTTTCTTCGGTCAGATGCTCTCCTTCGCGATCCTCGTCTGGTTCACGATGAAGTTCATCTGGCCGCCGCTCAATGCGGCGTTGGAAGAGCGCCAGAAGAAGATCGCCGAAGGCCTGGCCGCGGCGGACAACAGCCAGAAGGCGCTCGCCGAGGCGGAAGCCCGTGCGAACGAGGATCTCAAGGCCGCGCGCAGCAAGGCCAACGAGATCATCGAGCAGGCCCACCAGCGTGCCAACCAGATCGTCGAGGCCGCGCGCCACGAGGCGATCGAGGAAGGCGTGCGCCAGAAGGCCATCGTCGAAGCCGACATCGCCGCCAGCGCCAACCGTGCCCGCGAGGACCTGCGCAAGCAGGTGTCGCAGCTGGCCGTGACCGGCGCCGAGAAGCTGATCCGCCGCGAGATCGACCCGGCCGCCCACAAGGCGCTGCTGGACGAACTGGCTGCCGAGATCTGA
- the atpG gene encoding F0F1 ATP synthase subunit gamma yields the protein MAGGREIKSKIKSVQNTRKVTRALEMVSASKIRKAQERMKASRPYARAMKQLIGHVAQANGTDYVHPWMVERTDVKRVGYIVVSSDRGLAGGLNNNLFRKLLGEIRRWNEQGVEVDIVTIGQKASVFFRRIKVNMLASVTHLGDQPHVEQLIGVIKVMLDAFDAANVDRVILCYNDFVNTMTQRAAFDQLLPLPPADANVGRHSWDYIYEPDAQTVLDHLMTRYVESLVYQAVMENVASEHAARMVAMKAASDNATKLIGTLNLVYNKARQAAITQEISEIVGGAAAV from the coding sequence ATGGCAGGCGGACGCGAAATCAAATCCAAGATCAAGTCGGTGCAGAACACCCGCAAGGTGACGCGCGCACTCGAAATGGTCTCGGCATCGAAAATCCGCAAGGCGCAGGAACGCATGAAGGCCTCGCGCCCGTATGCGCGCGCGATGAAGCAGCTGATCGGCCACGTGGCGCAGGCCAACGGCACCGATTACGTGCATCCGTGGATGGTCGAGCGCACCGACGTCAAGCGCGTCGGTTACATCGTGGTCTCCTCCGACCGCGGTCTGGCCGGCGGCCTCAACAACAACCTGTTCCGCAAGCTGCTGGGCGAGATCCGCCGCTGGAACGAGCAGGGCGTCGAGGTTGACATCGTCACCATCGGCCAGAAGGCGTCGGTGTTCTTCCGCCGCATCAAGGTCAACATGCTGGCCTCGGTCACCCACCTCGGCGACCAGCCGCACGTGGAACAGCTGATCGGCGTCATCAAGGTGATGCTGGATGCGTTCGATGCGGCCAACGTCGACCGCGTGATCCTCTGCTACAACGACTTCGTCAACACCATGACCCAGCGCGCGGCGTTCGACCAGCTGCTGCCGCTGCCGCCGGCCGATGCCAACGTCGGCCGCCACAGCTGGGACTACATCTACGAACCCGATGCGCAGACGGTGCTCGACCACCTGATGACGCGCTACGTGGAGTCGCTGGTGTACCAGGCGGTGATGGAGAACGTCGCTTCCGAACACGCTGCCCGCATGGTGGCGATGAAGGCGGCGAGCGACAACGCGACCAAGCTGATCGGCACCCTGAACCTGGTCTACAACAAGGCCCGCCAGGCGGCGATCACGCAAGAAATTTCTGAAATCGTGGGCGGCGCGGCGGCGGTCTGA
- the atpD gene encoding F0F1 ATP synthase subunit beta, which produces MSQGKIVQIIGAVVDVEFPRESVPKVYDALKVQNTEITLEVQQQLGDGVVRAIALGSTDGLKRGLVAENTNRAIAVPVGEATLGRIMDVLGNPIDEVGPIAAKDHWEIHRPAPSYEDQAATNDLLETGIKVIDLMCPFAKGGKVGLFGGAGVGKTVNMLELINNIATQHSGLSVFAGVGERTREGNDFYHEMQEAGVVKLDNLPESKVAMVYGQMNEPPGNRLRVALTGLTMAEYFRDEKDESGKGRDVLFFVDNIYRYTLAGTEVSALLGRMPSAVGYQPTLAEEMGVLQERITSTKTGSITSIQAVYVPADDLTDPSPATTFAHLDSTVTLSRQIASLGIYPAVDPLDSTSRQMDPNVIGHEHYDTARRVQGTLQKYKELKDIIAILGMDELSEEDKLSVSRARKIERFFSQPFHVAEVFTGSPGKYVPLKDTIRGFKMIVDGECDDIPEQAFYMVGGIDEAIEKAKKLAA; this is translated from the coding sequence ATGAGCCAAGGCAAGATCGTCCAGATCATCGGCGCCGTCGTCGACGTCGAATTCCCGCGCGAGAGCGTGCCGAAGGTGTACGACGCGCTGAAGGTGCAGAACACCGAGATCACGCTGGAAGTGCAGCAGCAGCTGGGCGACGGCGTGGTGCGCGCGATCGCGCTGGGCTCGACCGATGGCCTGAAGCGTGGCCTGGTCGCCGAGAACACCAACCGCGCGATCGCGGTGCCGGTGGGTGAAGCCACCCTCGGCCGCATCATGGACGTGCTGGGCAACCCGATCGACGAGGTCGGCCCGATCGCCGCCAAGGACCATTGGGAAATCCACCGCCCGGCGCCTTCGTACGAGGACCAGGCGGCGACCAACGACCTGCTCGAGACCGGCATCAAGGTGATCGACCTGATGTGCCCGTTCGCCAAGGGCGGAAAGGTCGGTCTGTTCGGCGGCGCCGGCGTGGGCAAGACCGTGAACATGCTGGAGCTGATCAACAACATCGCGACCCAGCACTCGGGTCTGTCGGTGTTCGCCGGCGTGGGCGAGCGTACCCGCGAGGGCAACGACTTCTATCACGAGATGCAGGAAGCAGGCGTCGTCAAGCTCGACAACCTGCCGGAGTCGAAGGTGGCGATGGTGTACGGCCAGATGAACGAGCCGCCGGGCAACCGCCTGCGCGTCGCGCTGACCGGCCTGACCATGGCCGAGTACTTCCGCGACGAGAAGGACGAGAGCGGCAAGGGCCGTGACGTGCTGTTCTTCGTCGACAACATCTACCGCTACACGCTGGCCGGTACCGAAGTGTCGGCGCTGCTGGGCCGCATGCCGTCGGCCGTGGGTTACCAGCCGACGCTGGCCGAGGAAATGGGCGTGCTGCAGGAGCGCATCACCTCGACCAAGACCGGTTCGATCACCTCGATCCAGGCCGTGTACGTGCCCGCGGACGACCTGACCGACCCGTCGCCGGCCACCACTTTCGCGCACTTGGACTCCACCGTGACGCTGTCGCGCCAGATCGCCTCGCTGGGCATCTACCCGGCCGTGGATCCGCTGGACTCGACCTCGCGCCAGATGGACCCGAACGTCATCGGCCACGAGCACTACGACACCGCGCGCCGCGTCCAGGGCACGCTGCAGAAGTACAAGGAACTGAAGGACATCATCGCGATCCTCGGCATGGACGAACTGTCCGAAGAGGACAAGCTGTCGGTGTCGCGCGCGCGCAAGATCGAGCGCTTCTTCTCGCAGCCGTTCCACGTGGCCGAAGTGTTCACCGGTTCGCCGGGCAAGTACGTGCCGCTGAAGGACACCATCCGCGGCTTCAAGATGATCGTCGACGGCGAATGCGACGACATCCCGGAGCAGGCGTTCTACATGGTCGGCGGCATCGACGAGGCCATCGAGAAGGCCAAGAAGCTCGCGGCCTGA
- a CDS encoding mechanosensitive ion channel family protein, with amino-acid sequence MSWQPQIGEKIERATERARDVAGNAGDRALADLQPLLSTRLVDAGGFSVTVGGLVGALLALLGALLVSNLLRAAINRYGERDATRNQAALYTLSRILHYVLLAVGVMLALDSLGLPLSKFGFFAGALGVGLGFGLQQIFSNFVSGLILLFDRSLKVGDFVQLDDNVRGVVKAINIRATRITTNDNIDILVPNSEFVSGRVTNWTYRSVNRRIRVPFGVAYGVDKELVKKAALEAAAQVPFTLSMEGEKAPQVWLVGFGENSVEFMLAVWLTEAAARRNVAVRAAYLWELDTVFKQHGIELPLPQRDLHIRGLFGLEGEAALLALRGQDPAAASTPSMEAEHATHTRLDEAERARLARNDAQVDAEREIRKDIEAQDADPPQRSRTDGND; translated from the coding sequence ATGAGCTGGCAGCCGCAGATCGGCGAAAAGATCGAGCGCGCCACCGAGCGCGCCCGCGACGTGGCCGGCAACGCCGGCGACCGCGCGCTGGCCGACCTGCAACCGCTGCTGTCCACCCGCCTGGTCGATGCCGGCGGCTTCTCGGTGACGGTGGGCGGCCTGGTCGGTGCGCTGCTCGCCCTGCTCGGCGCGCTGCTGGTCTCTAACCTGCTGCGCGCCGCCATCAACCGCTACGGCGAGCGCGATGCCACGCGCAACCAGGCGGCGTTGTACACGCTCTCGCGCATCCTCCATTACGTGCTGCTGGCGGTCGGCGTGATGCTGGCGCTCGATTCGCTGGGCCTGCCGCTCAGCAAGTTCGGGTTCTTCGCCGGCGCACTCGGCGTGGGCCTCGGCTTCGGCCTGCAGCAGATCTTCAGCAACTTCGTCTCCGGGCTGATCCTGCTGTTCGACCGTTCGCTGAAAGTCGGCGACTTCGTCCAGCTCGACGACAACGTGCGCGGCGTGGTCAAGGCGATCAACATCCGCGCCACCCGCATCACCACCAACGACAACATCGACATCCTCGTGCCGAACTCCGAGTTCGTCAGCGGGCGCGTCACCAACTGGACCTACCGCTCGGTCAACCGCCGCATCCGCGTGCCGTTCGGCGTGGCCTACGGCGTGGACAAGGAACTGGTGAAGAAGGCGGCGCTGGAAGCCGCGGCGCAGGTGCCCTTCACCCTGAGCATGGAAGGCGAGAAGGCGCCGCAGGTGTGGCTGGTCGGTTTCGGCGAGAACTCGGTGGAGTTCATGCTCGCCGTGTGGCTGACCGAAGCCGCCGCGCGCCGCAACGTGGCCGTGCGCGCCGCCTACCTGTGGGAGCTCGACACCGTGTTCAAGCAGCACGGCATCGAGCTGCCGCTGCCGCAGCGTGATCTGCACATCCGCGGCCTGTTCGGTCTTGAAGGCGAGGCCGCGCTGCTGGCATTGCGTGGTCAGGACCCGGCGGCGGCATCGACACCGTCGATGGAAGCCGAACACGCCACCCACACCCGGCTCGACGAAGCCGAACGCGCGCGGCTGGCGCGCAACGACGCGCAGGTGGATGCCGAGCGCGAAATCCGCAAGGACATCGAGGCGCAGGACGCCGACCCACCCCAACGGAGCAGGACCGATGGCAACGATTGA
- a CDS encoding dihydrolipoyllysine-residue acetyltransferase, translating to MAELKEARVPDIGGHGDVPVIELLVKPGDTVSKDQGLITLESDKATMEVPAPFAGVIRELKVKLGDTLSEGDVVAMIEAEAGGAAEAAPPRAEPEAAKAETPASETGAKVEPVAVSATPDKLTQASIATSEAREAVDELTARRSARGESADLAEVEPGRPAVRFEADAVLPDKVPYASPAVRLFARELGVDLAQVAGSADKGRITREDVQKFVKSALEGGVRPATAGVVAGGGGLNLLPWPKVDFAKFGEIEVKPLPRIKKISGANLARNWAMIPHVTQFDSADITDLEALRVQLNKENEKAGIKLTMLAFLMKAVVSLLRQYPEFNASLDESGDNLTLKKYFHIGFAADTPNGLVVPVVRDCDKKGVIQIAQETSELAKKARDGKLGPADMQGGCFSISSLGGIGGTAFTPIVNAPEVAILGVSKSSMQPVWNGSAFEPRMMLPLSLSYDHRVIDGAAAARFTAALAQLLADMRRVLL from the coding sequence ATGGCGGAACTGAAGGAAGCACGCGTCCCCGACATCGGCGGTCATGGCGATGTCCCGGTGATCGAGCTGCTGGTGAAGCCCGGCGACACGGTCAGCAAGGACCAGGGCCTGATCACGCTGGAATCCGACAAGGCCACCATGGAAGTGCCGGCCCCGTTCGCCGGCGTCATCCGGGAATTGAAGGTGAAGCTCGGCGACACCCTCTCCGAAGGCGATGTGGTGGCGATGATCGAAGCCGAAGCCGGCGGCGCCGCCGAAGCCGCCCCGCCGCGTGCCGAACCCGAAGCCGCCAAGGCCGAAACCCCGGCCAGCGAGACCGGCGCCAAGGTCGAGCCGGTCGCGGTCTCCGCCACCCCCGACAAGCTGACCCAGGCCTCCATCGCCACCAGCGAGGCGCGCGAGGCGGTCGATGAACTCACCGCGCGCCGTTCCGCCCGTGGCGAGTCCGCGGACCTGGCCGAAGTCGAACCGGGCCGCCCGGCCGTGCGTTTCGAAGCCGATGCCGTGCTGCCCGACAAGGTGCCCTACGCCAGCCCGGCGGTGCGCCTGTTCGCCCGCGAGCTGGGTGTGGACCTGGCGCAGGTGGCCGGCAGCGCCGACAAGGGCCGCATCACCCGCGAGGACGTGCAGAAGTTCGTGAAGTCGGCGCTGGAAGGCGGCGTGCGCCCGGCGACGGCCGGCGTGGTCGCCGGCGGCGGCGGGCTCAACCTGCTGCCGTGGCCGAAGGTGGACTTCGCCAAGTTCGGCGAGATCGAGGTCAAGCCGCTGCCGCGCATCAAGAAGATTTCCGGCGCCAACCTCGCCCGCAACTGGGCGATGATCCCGCACGTCACCCAGTTCGACAGCGCCGACATCACCGACCTGGAAGCCCTGCGCGTCCAGCTCAACAAGGAAAACGAGAAGGCGGGCATCAAGCTGACCATGCTCGCCTTCCTGATGAAGGCGGTGGTCTCGCTGCTCAGGCAGTACCCGGAGTTCAACGCCTCGCTCGACGAGAGCGGCGACAACCTCACCCTCAAGAAGTACTTCCACATCGGCTTCGCCGCCGACACGCCCAACGGGCTGGTGGTGCCGGTGGTGCGCGACTGCGACAAGAAGGGCGTCATCCAGATCGCGCAGGAGACTTCGGAACTGGCGAAGAAGGCGCGCGACGGCAAGCTCGGCCCGGCCGACATGCAGGGCGGCTGTTTCAGCATCAGCTCGCTGGGCGGTATCGGCGGCACCGCCTTCACCCCGATCGTCAACGCGCCGGAAGTCGCCATCCTCGGCGTGTCCAAGTCGTCGATGCAGCCGGTCTGGAACGGCAGCGCCTTCGAGCCGCGCATGATGCTGCCGCTGTCGCTGTCCTACGACCACCGGGTGATCGATGGCGCGGCGGCGGCCCGCTTCACCGCGGCGCTGGCGCAGCTGTTGGCCGACATGCGCCGGGTCCTGCTCTGA